The following are encoded together in the Bacillus sp. NP157 genome:
- a CDS encoding oligosaccharide flippase family protein → MSGTVLAQAVTLAAVPVLARLYDPHDFGAFGLYTTILSILGGIGCLRYELAIVLPRTRHGGAQVFALAALVAVALSFLVLIAVALWRVELAALFKQPTFRTLLWWMPPSILGLAAYQALNYWATRSSRFKTLSSSQVFRAVAVTATQVGSAGQMAAGGGLVVGQLVGQWVANVTLFRQVVRHDLAVVRTALRPSRMWRQAQRYASFPLHGAPQALLNSVSQAIPVLMLGMYFAPAVVGLYVMTNRVVAAPMTLISQGARQAFMPSFARQLNAGDRLLPPLRRYTLILAGLGLPATVLFALFGGVLFGFVLGERWTEAGHYAGWVGVWLWLGMANVPAITVLTVLERQRTQLIYEIVLLLGRVAALASAAWTHSALTTIALFSVVGAAANGSLVLIGLSAARKHDARLTLTEA, encoded by the coding sequence ATGAGCGGCACGGTATTGGCGCAAGCGGTCACGCTTGCGGCCGTGCCCGTGCTTGCACGCCTGTACGATCCCCATGACTTCGGTGCGTTCGGCCTTTACACCACGATTTTGAGCATCCTGGGGGGTATCGGCTGCCTACGTTATGAGCTGGCGATCGTGCTGCCGAGGACTCGCCATGGCGGTGCACAGGTATTCGCACTCGCTGCCTTGGTGGCGGTGGCGTTATCGTTCCTTGTACTCATCGCCGTTGCGCTCTGGCGTGTCGAACTGGCTGCGCTGTTCAAGCAACCCACGTTTCGTACTCTCCTGTGGTGGATGCCGCCGTCCATCCTCGGATTGGCGGCATACCAGGCGCTCAACTACTGGGCCACGCGATCGTCGCGATTCAAGACACTGTCAAGCTCGCAGGTGTTCCGGGCCGTTGCCGTAACGGCGACGCAGGTGGGAAGCGCGGGCCAGATGGCGGCCGGTGGCGGACTGGTCGTCGGCCAGTTGGTCGGGCAGTGGGTGGCCAACGTCACGCTGTTCCGGCAGGTCGTACGACATGACCTGGCTGTCGTCAGGACCGCCCTCAGGCCGTCGCGCATGTGGCGACAGGCGCAGCGATATGCCTCGTTCCCGTTGCATGGGGCACCGCAGGCCCTGTTGAATTCGGTATCGCAAGCCATTCCCGTCCTCATGCTGGGCATGTATTTCGCCCCGGCAGTCGTCGGCCTGTACGTCATGACGAATCGCGTCGTTGCCGCTCCGATGACGCTTATCTCGCAAGGTGCGCGGCAGGCGTTCATGCCGAGCTTCGCGCGCCAGCTCAACGCGGGCGACCGGTTGTTGCCGCCATTGCGCCGTTACACATTGATCCTTGCCGGGCTGGGTCTTCCGGCGACCGTTCTGTTCGCACTATTTGGCGGAGTGCTGTTCGGCTTCGTCCTCGGCGAGCGCTGGACGGAAGCCGGACACTACGCTGGGTGGGTCGGTGTGTGGCTCTGGCTGGGCATGGCCAATGTGCCGGCGATCACCGTGCTTACGGTGTTGGAGCGGCAGCGCACGCAGTTGATCTACGAGATCGTCCTGTTACTGGGGCGCGTCGCCGCGCTGGCTTCCGCGGCATGGACCCACTCGGCGCTGACGACCATTGCGTTGTTCTCCGTTGTCGGCGCCGCCGCGAACGGCTCCCTGGTACTGATCGGCCTCAGCGCCGCGCGAAAGCACGATGCACGACTCACTCTCACGGAGGCCTGA
- a CDS encoding helix-turn-helix domain-containing protein, which yields MSQKSLEHIRAAFGPTQYLFGVDEVAALLGKQTDAEKDYVRVQMRRGDIPGARKDGKSWKIPIDDLADLLDGHPVQRAPPIIPLSTSRPMSRRRSLLGERLGDIRAHGFWSRVAEALGWAQEAQLLDQGAMDIINELRREWALKNTARFDASFAPASAPARGRGPGNTL from the coding sequence ATGTCCCAGAAATCACTTGAGCACATCCGGGCCGCGTTCGGCCCCACGCAATACCTGTTTGGGGTGGATGAAGTTGCCGCGTTGCTGGGCAAGCAAACCGATGCGGAAAAGGACTACGTCCGTGTCCAGATGCGGCGGGGTGACATCCCGGGTGCGCGCAAGGACGGAAAGTCCTGGAAAATCCCCATCGACGACCTTGCCGACCTGCTCGACGGCCACCCGGTGCAACGGGCTCCGCCCATTATTCCGCTGTCCACCAGCAGGCCGATGAGCCGCCGCCGGTCGCTTCTGGGGGAGCGCTTGGGCGACATCCGTGCGCATGGCTTCTGGTCACGTGTCGCCGAGGCCCTGGGGTGGGCTCAGGAAGCCCAGCTCCTCGACCAGGGCGCGATGGACATCATCAATGAGCTCCGGCGGGAGTGGGCACTCAAAAACACCGCTCGGTTTGATGCCAGTTTTGCCCCCGCGAGCGCACCGGCGAGGGGAAGGGGGCCAGGGAACACGCTCTGA
- a CDS encoding H-NS histone family protein, with protein sequence MSLEEIRTLAQAAKMLHKSAREQIEEVVTVSGLTLPQLFPELFQGVSDAIPARTVPASAAGAGKTPTGREKKVRPPLYAEPEGTMSLGRTWSGQGHRPLWVENAAKKGGAAAVEAMLLPGGSHSLGVRTWLEELRVRDAGKTRTQLGGSLPAATTNARVRGRKPGGKKPL encoded by the coding sequence ATGTCGCTCGAAGAAATCCGCACCCTGGCCCAGGCGGCGAAGATGCTGCACAAGTCTGCGCGTGAGCAGATTGAAGAAGTGGTGACCGTCTCCGGGCTAACCCTTCCCCAGCTTTTTCCGGAGCTCTTCCAGGGGGTATCCGATGCCATTCCGGCCCGCACGGTGCCGGCGTCGGCGGCAGGCGCCGGTAAGACCCCCACCGGCCGGGAAAAGAAGGTGCGCCCCCCTCTATACGCTGAACCCGAGGGCACGATGAGCCTGGGTCGAACGTGGTCCGGTCAGGGTCACAGGCCGCTCTGGGTCGAGAACGCCGCTAAGAAGGGTGGTGCAGCCGCAGTCGAGGCCATGCTCCTGCCCGGTGGCAGTCATTCCCTGGGCGTCCGAACCTGGCTCGAAGAGCTCCGGGTCCGGGATGCTGGCAAAACCAGGACGCAGTTGGGGGGATCCCTGCCAGCTGCCACAACGAACGCGCGCGTCCGGGGCAGGAAGCCGGGCGGCAAAAAGCCACTCTGA
- a CDS encoding glycosyltransferase family 4 protein, producing MADGHDVLLLTPDGPYGQRLRAMGARWHPLPMNRRSLNPVSELRLVWYIRGVLRAERPDVVHGFTVKGAVYGALAARLAGVRGRVSAITGLGYVFTSQDAMARLLRLPVRVLMRLALGGKHGRVIVQNPDDQGLLAASGLVSESSIRLIYGSGVDCTRFHAVSRQRGTRTRVLMASRLLWDKGIREYISAAASLRERGENVDFLLAGTPDTGNPASVSDAELQGWVDQGLITWLGHVDDMPALFRGVDMVVLPSYGEGLPKSLIEAAATACPIVTTDVPGCREVVTHEVEGLLVPVREAVALADAISRLHRDEVLAERLGAAAREKAINQFDHDIVIRETLKVYAEVC from the coding sequence GTGGCCGACGGCCATGACGTGCTGCTGCTGACGCCCGACGGCCCCTACGGGCAGCGCCTGCGCGCCATGGGCGCTCGCTGGCATCCGCTGCCCATGAACCGTCGGAGCCTTAACCCGGTGTCCGAACTTCGGCTGGTCTGGTATATCCGCGGCGTCTTGCGTGCCGAGCGGCCCGACGTGGTTCACGGGTTTACCGTGAAGGGCGCCGTTTACGGCGCGCTCGCCGCGCGACTCGCAGGCGTTCGCGGCCGGGTCAGCGCGATCACTGGCCTGGGATACGTTTTCACCAGCCAGGACGCCATGGCACGCCTGCTTCGCTTGCCGGTGCGCGTCCTCATGCGGCTCGCCCTTGGCGGCAAACACGGGCGGGTCATCGTGCAGAATCCCGATGACCAAGGCCTGCTTGCCGCATCGGGACTGGTCAGCGAATCGAGCATTCGCCTCATCTATGGATCAGGCGTGGACTGCACGCGATTCCACGCGGTGTCGCGTCAACGCGGAACGCGCACACGCGTCCTGATGGCCTCTCGCCTGCTCTGGGACAAGGGGATCCGGGAATACATCTCGGCTGCCGCGTCCCTTCGCGAGCGAGGCGAGAACGTCGATTTTCTCCTGGCAGGTACGCCCGATACCGGCAATCCTGCGTCCGTTTCCGATGCGGAGCTGCAAGGCTGGGTCGACCAGGGATTGATCACCTGGCTTGGGCACGTCGACGACATGCCCGCGCTATTCCGTGGCGTGGACATGGTGGTCTTGCCGAGTTACGGCGAAGGGTTGCCGAAGAGCCTCATCGAAGCGGCGGCCACCGCGTGTCCCATCGTGACCACGGATGTACCCGGATGCAGGGAAGTCGTGACGCACGAGGTGGAGGGTTTGCTCGTACCTGTACGTGAGGCCGTCGCCCTTGCCGATGCCATCAGTCGCCTGCATCGCGATGAGGTTCTTGCGGAACGGCTTGGCGCGGCAGCCCGGGAAAAGGCCATCAACCAGTTCGACCACGACATCGTGATTCGTGAAACGCTGAAGGTCTACGCGGAAGTGTGCTGA
- a CDS encoding ankyrin repeat domain-containing protein — translation MSSLFPSFMSSAYPLHAAAAHGDLSGVQHWLGMGCSPARRMPLGLTPLHFACGAYNDACREGQMPTASRAVIELLLVLGADIHAHDACGRSPLTLLGEFAWFSGAPATVNPEELMGWPEEARREHRRDARRSRRDHRVRARQKVADRRPAA, via the coding sequence ATGTCTTCTCTCTTCCCTTCTTTCATGAGTTCCGCATACCCCCTCCATGCCGCCGCCGCCCATGGCGACCTGTCCGGCGTCCAGCACTGGCTCGGGATGGGATGCAGCCCCGCTCGCCGCATGCCCCTCGGGCTGACCCCCCTCCACTTTGCTTGCGGCGCCTACAACGACGCCTGCCGGGAGGGCCAGATGCCGACCGCGTCAAGGGCGGTCATCGAGCTCTTGTTGGTCCTCGGGGCCGACATCCATGCGCACGATGCGTGCGGCCGGTCGCCTCTGACCCTGCTCGGGGAGTTCGCCTGGTTTTCGGGCGCCCCGGCTACGGTCAACCCCGAAGAGCTGATGGGCTGGCCGGAAGAAGCCCGCCGGGAGCATCGTCGCGACGCCCGCCGGAGCCGCCGGGACCACCGGGTCCGCGCTCGGCAGAAGGTTGCCGACCGGAGGCCGGCGGCGTGA
- a CDS encoding NAD-dependent epimerase, which yields MKVLVTGTAGFIGSHVAIKLLERGDEVIGFDSLNDYYDVTLKEARLARFMDHPNYTHVKGDLADREAVERVFAEHKPERVINLAAQAGVRYAAENPHVYVTSNVTGFLHILEGCRHHGVKHLVFASTSSVYGANRDMPFSEHSSTEHPLTLYAATKKANEQMAHSYAHLYGIPCTGLRFFTVYGPWGRPDMALFLFTKAILEGKPINVFNHGHHKRSFTFVDDIVEGVVLALDNVATVNEGWDAMHPDPAESGVAPYRIFNIGNENPVELLTYIKTLEQCLGRDAVMNLLPLQAGDVPDTEADIADLKETLGYQPKVSVEEGVARFVEWYKSYYKVAGH from the coding sequence ATGAAAGTGCTGGTTACGGGTACGGCTGGGTTCATCGGGTCCCACGTGGCTATCAAGCTGCTGGAGCGGGGTGACGAGGTCATCGGGTTCGATAGCCTGAACGACTACTACGATGTCACCCTGAAGGAGGCCCGCCTGGCCCGCTTCATGGATCATCCGAACTACACCCACGTGAAGGGCGACCTCGCCGATCGCGAGGCGGTCGAGCGCGTGTTCGCCGAGCACAAGCCTGAGCGCGTCATCAATCTCGCCGCCCAGGCCGGTGTCCGCTACGCGGCGGAAAACCCGCATGTCTATGTCACGAGTAACGTGACCGGTTTCCTGCATATCCTCGAGGGATGCCGGCACCACGGCGTGAAGCACCTTGTCTTCGCGTCCACGAGCTCGGTCTACGGGGCCAATCGCGACATGCCGTTCTCGGAGCACAGCTCGACCGAGCATCCGCTGACGCTTTACGCGGCCACCAAGAAGGCCAACGAACAGATGGCGCATAGCTACGCCCATCTGTACGGCATCCCGTGCACGGGCCTGCGCTTCTTTACCGTGTATGGCCCCTGGGGCCGTCCGGACATGGCGCTGTTCCTGTTCACGAAGGCGATCCTGGAAGGCAAGCCGATCAACGTGTTCAATCACGGGCACCACAAGCGCAGCTTCACCTTCGTCGACGACATCGTCGAAGGCGTGGTGCTGGCGCTGGATAACGTTGCGACAGTCAACGAGGGTTGGGATGCGATGCATCCGGATCCGGCGGAAAGCGGTGTCGCGCCGTACCGGATTTTCAACATCGGTAACGAGAACCCGGTTGAGCTGCTTACGTATATCAAGACGCTGGAGCAGTGCCTCGGTCGCGATGCCGTCATGAATCTCCTGCCGCTGCAGGCAGGCGACGTACCCGACACCGAAGCGGATATTGCCGACCTGAAGGAAACGCTCGGCTATCAGCCCAAAGTCTCGGTGGAAGAGGGCGTCGCCCGTTTCGTCGAGTGGTACAAATCCTATTACAAGGTCGCTGGCCACTAA
- a CDS encoding HIRAN domain-containing protein: MAGIFEAFLRGLLGGASGSARKRAKSPVARAVAKAVYPQKPKAKPRVKAPARGHGDYAQEVVGESNYQPALRAIQATKDKPFHRARLVPEDSNPYDNLAVRVDVAGHTVGYLPKADARRWRKGAGPKTCDAFIADAGPRTNLGVWLRL, translated from the coding sequence ATGGCCGGCATCTTTGAGGCGTTTCTGAGAGGGCTGCTGGGCGGGGCATCGGGCAGCGCACGCAAGCGGGCAAAGAGCCCCGTTGCTAGGGCGGTCGCGAAGGCCGTTTACCCGCAAAAGCCAAAGGCAAAGCCAAGGGTAAAAGCGCCGGCACGCGGCCACGGCGATTACGCCCAGGAAGTGGTCGGGGAATCAAATTACCAGCCGGCACTGCGGGCCATCCAGGCCACCAAAGACAAACCCTTCCACCGCGCGCGCCTCGTGCCCGAGGACAGCAATCCCTACGATAACCTGGCCGTCCGCGTGGACGTCGCAGGACACACCGTGGGTTACCTTCCCAAGGCCGATGCCCGGCGATGGCGGAAGGGCGCAGGCCCGAAGACCTGCGATGCATTCATTGCTGACGCCGGACCCAGGACAAACCTCGGCGTCTGGCTCAGGCTCTGA
- a CDS encoding J domain-containing protein — MSAADPSGYYRVLEVPPTATGAELKAAFRRKAQEYHPDRCKRPDAQMLFQLVNTAYQVLGDPVARAHYDTATVEPAPDARANSKSNSPDPIRCSVCEKVTAQPRYAIFFRVYSAIVVTNRQPVQGIFCRPCADAKCMEATWFTWALAWWGVPWGPVYGLSAIFTNMFGGKQPADINARLLAHQAWYFSAIGKRDVAKAIAQDALDMALKAPKDVSGEMGRLRAAIDAFLATYPAGEKTPKLKNVWAVARASFFQQAAAFLVIVGLGAVTLHALTMDSTGGYRPTASSTGHTDSKPYVAEPSAPDVAPSVVPLTVPRAPAVQSPYGPLAAAPAPSPVSTKPPYIRPGLTPFGHAWPKTAAYLTGAPKKNLDGYSEITVDNTGNATDVFVKVVYRSGVESYPVRQFFIPAHGKFVAQKFRAGTYDVRYLDLDSGGKSRSDAFTLTEEQMMEGVQYSRYELTLYTVPGGNMEVHPIADDEF; from the coding sequence ATGAGCGCGGCCGACCCTTCGGGCTATTACAGGGTTCTGGAAGTTCCGCCGACCGCAACGGGTGCCGAGCTCAAGGCCGCCTTCCGCCGCAAGGCTCAGGAATATCACCCTGACCGCTGTAAGCGTCCGGATGCACAGATGCTCTTCCAGCTGGTCAACACTGCATACCAAGTGCTGGGCGACCCGGTTGCGCGTGCGCACTACGACACGGCCACTGTTGAGCCCGCCCCGGATGCACGGGCCAACTCCAAGTCCAACTCCCCGGACCCAATCCGGTGCAGTGTCTGCGAGAAGGTCACTGCCCAGCCCCGATATGCCATCTTTTTCCGGGTCTACAGCGCTATCGTTGTGACCAATCGCCAGCCTGTCCAGGGCATTTTTTGTCGCCCGTGCGCGGACGCAAAATGCATGGAGGCGACATGGTTCACGTGGGCGCTCGCATGGTGGGGTGTCCCCTGGGGGCCCGTGTATGGGTTGTCTGCCATCTTCACCAACATGTTTGGCGGGAAACAGCCCGCCGACATCAACGCCCGGTTGCTTGCCCATCAGGCCTGGTACTTCTCCGCCATCGGCAAGCGCGACGTAGCCAAGGCAATTGCGCAGGATGCGCTGGACATGGCCCTGAAGGCGCCCAAGGATGTATCAGGGGAGATGGGCCGGCTTCGTGCCGCCATCGACGCATTCCTGGCCACTTACCCTGCCGGCGAGAAGACGCCGAAGCTCAAGAATGTTTGGGCTGTTGCCCGTGCCAGCTTTTTCCAGCAGGCAGCGGCATTCCTGGTCATCGTCGGCTTGGGAGCAGTGACCCTCCACGCCCTCACCATGGATTCGACCGGTGGTTATCGGCCCACTGCGTCAAGCACCGGCCATACAGACTCAAAGCCCTATGTAGCAGAGCCATCTGCTCCCGACGTAGCTCCATCCGTAGTTCCTTTGACGGTTCCTCGCGCTCCAGCAGTCCAGTCCCCTTATGGCCCATTGGCTGCGGCACCGGCACCCTCGCCGGTTTCAACCAAACCCCCTTACATCCGGCCGGGCCTGACGCCGTTCGGTCATGCATGGCCGAAGACGGCGGCATATTTGACTGGTGCGCCGAAGAAGAACCTGGACGGATACTCGGAAATCACGGTGGACAACACGGGCAACGCGACGGATGTGTTCGTCAAGGTCGTCTACCGGTCAGGAGTCGAGAGTTATCCGGTACGCCAGTTCTTCATTCCTGCCCACGGGAAGTTCGTGGCCCAGAAATTCAGGGCCGGGACCTACGATGTGCGGTACCTCGACCTGGATTCCGGCGGTAAATCCCGCTCGGATGCCTTCACGCTCACGGAGGAACAAATGATGGAAGGCGTCCAATACAGCCGCTATGAGCTGACGCTCTACACCGTGCCTGGCGGAAACATGGAAGTCCATCCAATTGCGGATGACGAGTTCTGA
- the tviB gene encoding Vi polysaccharide biosynthesis UDP-N-acetylglucosamine C-6 dehydrogenase TviB, translated as MHALDDAKIALIGLGYVGLPLAVEFGKRYATVGFDIDAGRIAELRAGTDRTLEVEPELLGEATHLSFESQLEAIAGCNVFIVTVPTPIDSAKRPDLTPLVKASEALGKVLKRGDIVVYESTVYPGCTEEVCVPILERVSGLSYNEDFFAGYSPERINPGDKDHRVTNIRKVTSGSNPGIADFVDALYASIIEAGTYKASCIKVAEAAKVIENTQRDLNIALVNDLAMLFNKLGIDTLEVLEAAGTKWNFLPFRPGLVGGHCIGVDPYYLTHKAQEVGHHPDVILAGRRTNDGMGAYIAGEVIRLMVTKGLNPVRARILVMGLAFKENCPDLRNTRVVDIVAALRGYNTEVDVFDPWVDKAEAVHEYGLEPVAAPVAGGYDAILLAVAHKEFADLGAPGIRAFGKPGAVVYDVKYVLPRDAVDGRL; from the coding sequence ATGCACGCTCTTGATGACGCAAAAATCGCACTGATCGGCCTCGGGTACGTAGGCCTGCCGCTCGCCGTTGAGTTCGGCAAGCGTTATGCGACGGTCGGTTTCGACATCGATGCCGGGCGCATCGCGGAGCTGCGTGCCGGCACGGATCGCACCCTTGAAGTGGAGCCGGAACTGCTCGGCGAGGCCACCCACCTATCGTTCGAAAGCCAGCTTGAGGCGATCGCCGGCTGCAACGTCTTCATCGTGACGGTGCCTACCCCCATCGATTCGGCCAAGCGCCCCGACCTGACCCCGCTCGTGAAGGCGAGCGAGGCGCTCGGCAAGGTGCTCAAGCGTGGCGATATCGTCGTGTACGAGTCCACGGTCTACCCGGGTTGCACGGAAGAGGTGTGCGTGCCGATCCTCGAGCGCGTCTCGGGCCTGTCGTACAACGAAGATTTCTTTGCCGGTTACAGTCCCGAGCGGATCAACCCGGGCGACAAGGATCATCGGGTCACCAACATCCGCAAGGTCACCTCGGGCTCGAATCCCGGGATCGCCGACTTTGTCGACGCGCTCTACGCAAGCATCATCGAAGCTGGCACCTACAAGGCCAGCTGCATCAAGGTCGCCGAGGCGGCCAAGGTCATCGAGAACACGCAGCGCGACCTCAATATCGCCCTGGTCAATGACCTTGCGATGCTGTTCAACAAGCTGGGCATCGACACCCTGGAAGTCCTCGAGGCCGCCGGGACCAAGTGGAACTTCCTGCCGTTCCGTCCGGGACTGGTCGGCGGCCATTGCATCGGCGTCGATCCCTACTACCTGACCCACAAGGCCCAGGAAGTGGGGCACCACCCGGACGTGATCCTGGCAGGCCGTCGCACCAACGATGGCATGGGCGCGTACATCGCCGGCGAAGTGATCCGCCTCATGGTGACCAAGGGGCTCAACCCCGTCCGTGCCCGGATCCTGGTCATGGGCCTGGCGTTCAAGGAGAACTGTCCGGACCTGCGCAATACGCGCGTCGTCGACATCGTGGCGGCGCTCCGTGGCTATAACACCGAGGTCGACGTGTTCGACCCGTGGGTCGACAAGGCCGAGGCGGTCCATGAATACGGTCTCGAGCCGGTGGCCGCCCCGGTGGCCGGCGGCTACGACGCGATCCTGCTGGCGGTGGCGCACAAGGAGTTCGCGGACCTGGGCGCGCCCGGCATCCGGGCTTTCGGTAAGCCCGGCGCCGTGGTCTATGATGTGAAATACGTGCTGCCGCGTGACGCGGTCGACGGTCGACTCTGA
- a CDS encoding YdcF family protein — protein MALPLIQAVLLALVGIAAYAFTRKWIALLPIAAGFGWLILCGTPSFAGWLRDALIVGPTVYAMPKGQQPDAVIVLGGDRVPASVGDSNDDADADPSTRIELGVALSGERHPRVMLLSGGYGEAARMAQAMGGRAATGTQLRLETRSTSTHENAVYSGPILREFGVRSVIVVTSAAHLTRATRAFAKQGFVVYGAAVAPPPYRVSSHWLSRTRTAWYVSGKAMHERLALWGYILAGWA, from the coding sequence ATGGCACTTCCGCTGATCCAGGCCGTCCTTCTAGCCCTCGTCGGCATCGCGGCGTATGCGTTTACGCGAAAGTGGATCGCACTACTCCCCATCGCCGCGGGTTTCGGGTGGTTGATCCTTTGCGGCACGCCCTCTTTCGCCGGCTGGCTCAGGGACGCCCTCATCGTCGGCCCGACGGTCTACGCCATGCCCAAGGGACAGCAACCCGATGCCGTAATTGTCCTCGGCGGGGACCGCGTACCGGCGAGCGTCGGCGATAGCAACGATGATGCCGACGCCGACCCGAGCACACGGATCGAACTTGGCGTCGCACTAAGCGGCGAACGCCATCCACGGGTCATGCTTCTTTCGGGCGGCTACGGCGAAGCGGCCAGGATGGCACAAGCGATGGGCGGCCGTGCTGCCACGGGTACGCAGCTGCGGCTCGAGACCCGCAGCACCAGCACGCACGAAAACGCCGTTTACAGCGGCCCGATCCTGCGCGAGTTCGGCGTGCGCTCGGTCATCGTCGTGACGTCAGCGGCGCACCTCACCCGCGCGACGCGGGCATTCGCCAAACAGGGATTTGTCGTCTACGGAGCCGCGGTAGCGCCACCACCCTATCGCGTGTCGTCGCACTGGCTCTCGAGGACGCGCACGGCGTGGTACGTCAGCGGGAAGGCCATGCACGAGCGCCTTGCCCTGTGGGGATACATCCTCGCAGGCTGGGCATGA
- a CDS encoding glycosyltransferase, protein MTGSIVQGHERRAFILVPSDRSGGAERVQKIVALDLLARGWQVDIACLSEGIRAVFAPLASERCTVTMLSRTRELHGVAGMFRLAFGTLRKRNYDLYFSSHTHCNAFLSFLRLMRLIRTDRLVARESTVVGRRFKGFTRLFYKTCYLFYGAIDMVVCQTEEMRRLLPAFAPLLDSKRLVTVPNPAPRANVERRDAPLRDPIELVAVGRLIPEKGVSVLLESVRRLHATGQRVRLRVYGDGPLRAELEGLASSLGLESVVRFEGVTTEALARMSDADVCVVSSITEGFPNTLLEMMQANVRVVSTLCADGIDAIDGLVTCPVADAQALAEAIQAVIAGPTEGRARLFDEELAKRDPRAFVDRLLHGPAKGGVLDLKESLDRP, encoded by the coding sequence TTGACCGGAAGCATCGTCCAAGGCCACGAGCGCAGAGCTTTTATCCTCGTCCCATCAGACCGTTCTGGCGGCGCCGAGCGTGTGCAGAAGATCGTTGCGCTGGACCTCCTGGCCCGAGGCTGGCAAGTAGATATCGCTTGCCTTTCCGAAGGCATTCGCGCCGTATTCGCGCCGTTGGCAAGCGAGCGCTGCACGGTCACGATGCTTTCCAGGACGCGTGAGCTGCACGGTGTCGCTGGCATGTTCCGGCTTGCTTTCGGCACGCTGCGAAAGCGGAACTACGATCTGTACTTTTCTTCGCATACGCACTGCAACGCGTTCCTGTCGTTCCTTCGCCTGATGCGACTGATCCGGACGGATCGTCTCGTCGCGCGTGAGTCGACCGTCGTGGGGCGTCGGTTCAAGGGTTTCACGCGCCTGTTCTACAAGACCTGCTACCTGTTCTACGGCGCCATCGACATGGTGGTTTGCCAGACGGAAGAGATGCGGCGGCTCTTGCCGGCTTTTGCGCCCCTGCTGGATTCGAAGCGGCTGGTAACGGTGCCGAATCCGGCACCGCGAGCCAACGTGGAACGCCGCGATGCACCGCTGCGCGACCCCATCGAACTTGTCGCCGTGGGTCGATTGATCCCCGAGAAGGGTGTTTCGGTGCTGCTGGAATCTGTCCGGCGCTTGCACGCGACAGGCCAGCGCGTTCGTCTGCGCGTGTATGGTGACGGCCCGCTGCGCGCCGAGCTTGAAGGTTTGGCTTCTTCGCTCGGGCTGGAGAGCGTCGTCCGGTTCGAAGGCGTGACGACGGAAGCACTGGCGCGCATGTCCGACGCCGATGTGTGCGTGGTGTCGTCCATCACGGAAGGGTTTCCGAACACGTTGCTGGAGATGATGCAGGCCAATGTCCGTGTCGTCTCCACCCTTTGCGCGGACGGCATTGATGCGATCGATGGACTGGTGACATGCCCGGTCGCTGATGCTCAGGCGCTTGCCGAGGCGATCCAGGCCGTGATCGCCGGGCCGACGGAGGGACGCGCGAGATTGTTCGACGAGGAGCTGGCGAAGCGTGACCCTCGCGCCTTCGTGGACCGATTGCTTCATGGACCCGCGAAAGGCGGCGTGCTGGATCTAAAGGAGTCACTCGACAGGCCATGA